A single window of Lysobacter oculi DNA harbors:
- the ppk2 gene encoding polyphosphate kinase 2 gives MSKLKRKEYEGLLEPMQVELTRMAQWAQARGQRILVLMEGRDTAGKGGAIKAISEHLNPRQCRVVALPKPTEREASQWYFQRYAAHLPAAGEIVLFDRSWYNRAGVEKVMGFASAAQVKAFLQQAPVFERQLVDDGILLFKYWLCCDQEQQEKRFAERCEDPLKGWKLSPIDLKARELYGDYTAAREAMLKATHTDVAPWTLVDFNDQKTGRLTLIRDLLDRLPDTHVDEPPPQLPPLDTKPKKERYGVVKPIKPFKPFAG, from the coding sequence ATGTCGAAACTCAAGCGCAAGGAATACGAAGGCCTGCTGGAACCGATGCAGGTCGAACTCACCCGCATGGCGCAGTGGGCGCAGGCCAGGGGCCAACGCATCCTGGTGTTGATGGAAGGCCGCGACACCGCCGGCAAGGGCGGCGCGATCAAGGCGATCAGCGAGCATCTCAACCCGCGTCAATGCCGGGTGGTCGCCCTGCCCAAGCCGACCGAGCGCGAAGCCAGCCAGTGGTACTTCCAGCGCTATGCCGCGCACCTGCCGGCCGCGGGCGAGATCGTCCTGTTCGACCGCAGCTGGTACAACCGCGCCGGCGTGGAGAAGGTCATGGGCTTCGCCAGCGCGGCGCAGGTCAAGGCCTTCCTGCAGCAGGCGCCGGTGTTCGAGCGGCAGCTGGTCGATGACGGCATCCTGCTGTTCAAGTACTGGCTGTGCTGCGACCAGGAACAGCAGGAAAAGCGCTTCGCCGAACGCTGCGAGGACCCGCTCAAGGGCTGGAAGCTCTCGCCCATCGACCTCAAGGCGCGCGAGCTCTACGGCGACTACACCGCCGCCCGCGAGGCCATGCTCAAGGCCACGCATACCGATGTCGCGCCGTGGACGCTGGTCGATTTCAACGACCAGAAAACCGGCCGGCTCACCCTGATCCGCGACCTGCTGGACCGCCTGCCGGATACCCACGTGGACGAGCCGCCGCCGCAGCTGCCGCCACTCGACACCAAGCCGAAGAAGGAACGCTACGGCGTGGTCAAGCCGATCAAGCCGTTCAAGCCGTTCGCCGGCTGA
- a CDS encoding GNAT family N-acetyltransferase: protein MKTRVRQAEIEDVDALVPLFDAYRQFYDQPSDLRRARNWLRARIGANESVVLLAEREGHAIGFAQLYPMYSSVQTSRIWVLNDLYVSPEQRRLGAAKALLNHAIEHARDDGASRVQLETGRRNEAARALYRAAGWREDDTQWYSIPLT from the coding sequence ATGAAGACCCGGGTACGCCAGGCCGAGATCGAGGATGTCGATGCGCTCGTGCCGCTGTTCGACGCCTACCGCCAGTTCTACGACCAGCCCAGCGACCTCAGGCGCGCCCGCAACTGGCTGCGCGCGCGGATCGGCGCCAACGAATCGGTGGTGCTGCTGGCCGAGCGCGAAGGCCACGCGATCGGCTTCGCCCAGCTGTATCCGATGTATTCCTCGGTGCAGACCTCGCGGATCTGGGTGCTCAACGATCTCTACGTCAGCCCGGAACAGCGCCGCCTCGGTGCCGCGAAGGCGCTGCTCAACCACGCCATCGAACACGCCCGCGACGACGGCGCCAGCCGCGTGCAGCTGGAGACCGGCCGCCGCAACGAGGCCGCGCGCGCGCTCTACCGCGCCGCCGGCTGGCGCGAAGACGACACCCAGTGGTATTCCATCCCCCTGACCTGA
- the prfA gene encoding peptide chain release factor 1 — MQPTLRRKLEALAERRDELERLLSDPSVIGDQNVFRKHSREFARLEPVARALGEETQARADLASAIELRADPEFAEMADEEIAAAETRIAGLEAELMAHLVPRDARDDAGLYLEVRAGTGGDEAAIFAGDLFRMYARYAERMGWKVEVESANPGEHGGFREIVARVEGDGAYSRLKFESGTHRVQRVPETESQGRIHTSAATVAIIAEEAGDIDIEINPADLRIDTFRSSGAGGQHVNKTESAIRITHVPTGVVVENQTERSQHANRDKAMRRLKAMLVEAEVERREAAQAADRKLQVGSGDRSQRIRTYNFPQGRITDHRVEGLTLYDLPNVLEGQLDALIERLAREAQADALARLTDAP; from the coding sequence ATGCAACCGACGCTCCGCCGCAAGCTTGAAGCCCTGGCCGAGCGCCGCGACGAACTGGAACGCCTGCTCTCCGACCCGTCGGTGATCGGCGACCAGAACGTCTTCCGCAAGCACTCGCGCGAGTTCGCCCGGCTGGAGCCGGTGGCCCGCGCACTGGGCGAGGAAACCCAGGCCCGCGCCGATCTCGCATCGGCCATCGAACTGCGCGCCGACCCCGAGTTCGCCGAGATGGCGGACGAGGAAATCGCCGCCGCCGAAACCCGCATCGCCGGACTGGAAGCCGAGCTGATGGCGCATCTGGTGCCGCGCGACGCCCGCGACGATGCCGGCCTGTATCTGGAAGTCCGCGCCGGCACCGGCGGCGACGAGGCGGCGATCTTCGCCGGCGACCTGTTCCGCATGTACGCGCGCTATGCCGAGCGGATGGGCTGGAAGGTGGAAGTGGAATCGGCCAACCCCGGCGAGCACGGCGGCTTCCGCGAGATCGTCGCCCGGGTCGAAGGCGACGGCGCGTATTCCAGGCTGAAGTTCGAATCCGGCACCCATCGCGTGCAGCGCGTGCCGGAGACCGAATCGCAGGGCCGCATCCACACCTCGGCGGCGACGGTGGCGATCATCGCCGAGGAAGCCGGCGACATCGACATCGAGATCAACCCCGCCGATCTCCGCATCGACACCTTCCGCTCCAGCGGCGCCGGCGGCCAGCACGTCAACAAGACCGAATCCGCCATCCGCATCACCCATGTGCCGACCGGCGTGGTGGTGGAGAACCAGACCGAGCGCAGCCAGCACGCCAACCGCGACAAGGCGATGCGCCGGCTGAAGGCGATGCTGGTGGAAGCCGAGGTCGAGCGCCGCGAGGCCGCGCAGGCCGCCGACCGCAAACTGCAGGTGGGCTCGGGCGATCGCAGCCAGCGCATCCGCACCTACAACTTCCCGCAGGGCCGGATCACCGACCACCGGGTCGAAGGCCTGACGCTCTACGACCTGCCGAACGTGCTGGAAGGCCAGCTGGACGCGCTGATCGAGCGCCTGGCCCGCGAAGCGCAGGCCGATGCGCTGGCCCGCCTGACCGACGCGCCCTGA